Within candidate division KSB1 bacterium, the genomic segment CAGTACGAACTTGGAGCCACCCCCATCGAGAATCTTGAGATTCCGCTCAGGAGTCGAGACGAGATGCCACCGGTTCTGCGAGCGTTGCAATACATTTACACAACTCCTGAGTTAAACCAGGGAGTCTTCGACATTCTCGAAGCCAAAGTCCTGCACGGCAAGAAAAAGACAGGCCGTCAAGGCATGACCTTATGGGAAATCCTGGTTCTGGCGACAGTGCGGTTGGCCCGTGATGTCGATTATGATGCGCTTCATTATATGAGTAACTCCGATATGAATATCCGCGGCCTCCTGGGCATCTGCAAGTTCGGGAAAACAGCCAAAGAGTATTCCTTGCAAAGCCTAAAAGACAATATCGATCTGCTTGATGATGAGATGCTGGAGCAGATCAATGACTTAGTGGTCGAGGCCGGGCATCAGTTGATTAAAAAAAAAGACGAAAAGCTCAACGTTAAGGTCGATTCGTATGTGCTTGAATCCACTGTCCACTTTCCAACCGACATCAATCTCTTATTTGACGCTGCCCGCAAGAGCCTGCAACTGGCCCAGCGGCTGGCTGTGGCTTTTAGGCTGCCGGGATGGCGCAAGGCTCAGTACTGGATAAATCAATTTAAATCTCACGCTCGTCAAGTCGGCAAACTCTTCTTCTCTGGCGGCAAGAACAAACAAGAAAAACTGCAGCAGGCAACCCGGGCATATTTGCAGCTAGCGCGCCAATTGAGTCAAAAACTCGATGCGGCTGAAGTTGATTCTCAGGCTATCGAACAGGCATCTGACAAACAAAAAGCGCTCCTGGATGAATTGAAATACTTCAAAGGGCATCTTGACAACCAGATTCATTTGGTCACCAGGCGTATCCTTTTCGGAGAAACTATTCCTCACGCAGAGAAAGTGTTCTCGCTTTTTGAACCCTATACCGAGTGGATTCAAAAAGGCAAAGCCGGAAAACGCCAGGAGTTAGGCCTGAAGCTTGCGATTGCCACCGACCAATTCGGCTTTATCCTCTCACGCAAACTGATGCAGAAACAACATGACAAAGACCTGGCGGTCCCCATGGCCAAAGCGATTCTGGAAAAATATGAGGTGCAAAGCATGAGCTTTGACAAGAACTACTGGACACCTAAGAACTATGAAACGCTTTCGGAGTTGGTACCGAATTTAATCTTGCCCAAAAAAGGCAAACTCAATGGTGACGAATACGAGCGTGAACACTGCAAAACCTTTATCGCTTTGCGTAAGCAGCACTCCGCAGTGGAATCCGCCATCAATTGCCTGGAACATCACGGTTTGAACCGTTGTCCCGATAGAGGCTTGAGCCATTTCAAAAAGTATGCTGCGCTCGGCATCCTGGCCTGTAACCTGCACAAGATTGGCAACCTTCTTCAGGAGAAGGA encodes:
- a CDS encoding ISNCY family transposase, whose protein sequence is MRKRFEIQYELGATPIENLEIPLRSRDEMPPVLRALQYIYTTPELNQGVFDILEAKVLHGKKKTGRQGMTLWEILVLATVRLARDVDYDALHYMSNSDMNIRGLLGICKFGKTAKEYSLQSLKDNIDLLDDEMLEQINDLVVEAGHQLIKKKDEKLNVKVDSYVLESTVHFPTDINLLFDAARKSLQLAQRLAVAFRLPGWRKAQYWINQFKSHARQVGKLFFSGGKNKQEKLQQATRAYLQLARQLSQKLDAAEVDSQAIEQASDKQKALLDELKYFKGHLDNQIHLVTRRILFGETIPHAEKVFSLFEPYTEWIQKGKAGKRQELGLKLAIATDQFGFILSRKLMQKQHDKDLAVPMAKAILEKYEVQSMSFDKNYWTPKNYETLSELVPNLILPKKGKLNGDEYEREHCKTFIALRKQHSAVESAINCLEHHGLNRCPDRGLSHFKKYAALGILACNLHKIGNLLQEKERKKSKNKPLRKAA